A window of the Streptomyces sp. JB150 genome harbors these coding sequences:
- a CDS encoding DUF4461 domain-containing protein: MPAPDPSGDRPDEGSRPETDAERRRRRAQFLRELAEARALRDRVQPRRAKVARLRHAMRMRTFRW; this comes from the coding sequence CCGTCGGGTGATCGGCCGGACGAGGGGTCCCGACCGGAGACGGACGCCGAGCGCCGCCGCCGGCGGGCGCAGTTCCTGCGGGAACTCGCCGAGGCCCGCGCACTCCGTGACCGCGTCCAGCCCCGCCGCGCGAAGGTGGCCCGGCTGCGCCACGCGATGCGTATGCGCACGTTCCGCTGGTAG
- the tadA gene encoding tRNA adenosine(34) deaminase TadA, producing MRLALDEAHRAARGGDVPVGAVVLGPDGTTVLATGHNEREATGDPTAHAEVLAIRRAAARLGEWRLPGCTLVVTLEPCTMCAGALVQSRVDRVVYGARDDKAGAAGSLWDVVRDRRLNHRPEVIEGVLAEECARLLTDFFRAR from the coding sequence ATGCGCCTCGCCCTGGACGAGGCGCACCGGGCCGCCCGGGGCGGAGACGTCCCGGTCGGCGCCGTCGTCCTCGGCCCGGACGGTACGACGGTGCTCGCGACCGGCCACAACGAGCGCGAGGCCACCGGCGATCCGACCGCGCACGCGGAGGTGCTGGCCATCCGCCGGGCCGCCGCGCGGCTCGGCGAGTGGCGGCTGCCCGGCTGCACCCTGGTCGTCACGCTGGAGCCCTGCACGATGTGCGCGGGCGCCCTCGTGCAGTCCCGGGTGGACCGGGTGGTCTACGGCGCCCGGGACGACAAGGCGGGCGCGGCCGGCTCCCTGTGGGACGTCGTCCGCGACCGCCGGCTCAACCACCGCCCCGAGGTGATCGAAGGCGTGCTCGCCGAGGAGTGCGCGCGCCTGCTCACGGACTTCTTCCGCGCCCGCTGA
- a CDS encoding ACT domain-containing protein: MLTTDPRLVPTARLLPELDMDVMAEMAFAGAKVMHSRAVELAALCGVDIHVGHAAGSGIGTRILTRDGESMLETRTAVVAVVHDQDVARVTVRTTTGREHAALSVFRALGRQSVPADMTTVLKESDGGHAVAVTVPHNRVEAVRRSLADRAEAVAVDTSVAKVSIVGTGLLSRPQYAERMLSVLTGRGIHAGALSASQSRVSVTVPRGEVERAVRLLHTEFGLDAAQGSGPLPLAARP; the protein is encoded by the coding sequence GTGCTCACCACCGATCCACGGCTGGTGCCCACCGCCCGGCTGCTGCCCGAGCTGGACATGGACGTGATGGCGGAGATGGCCTTCGCGGGAGCCAAGGTCATGCACTCGCGCGCCGTCGAACTCGCCGCGCTGTGCGGGGTCGACATCCACGTCGGGCACGCGGCCGGCTCCGGCATCGGGACCCGCATCCTCACACGAGACGGAGAGAGCATGCTTGAGACCCGGACCGCCGTCGTGGCGGTCGTCCACGACCAGGATGTCGCACGGGTCACCGTCCGCACCACGACCGGCCGGGAGCACGCTGCCCTCAGCGTCTTCCGCGCCCTGGGGCGGCAGTCCGTGCCGGCCGACATGACGACGGTGCTCAAGGAGAGCGACGGCGGCCACGCGGTCGCCGTGACCGTCCCGCACAACCGGGTGGAGGCGGTCCGCCGGTCGCTCGCGGACCGCGCGGAGGCGGTGGCCGTGGACACGTCCGTGGCCAAGGTGTCCATCGTCGGCACGGGACTGCTCAGCCGCCCGCAGTACGCCGAGCGCATGCTCTCCGTCCTCACCGGCCGCGGCATCCACGCCGGTGCGCTGTCCGCCTCCCAGTCGAGGGTGTCGGTCACCGTGCCCCGCGGCGAGGTGGAGCGGGCCGTACGGCTGCTGCACACCGAGTTCGGGCTCGACGCCGCGCAGGGCAGCGGTCCCCTTCCGCTGGCGGCCCGGCCGTGA
- the griI gene encoding 2-amino-4,5-dihydroxy-6-oxo-7-(phosphonooxy)heptanoate synthase: MNAFLPFARRLRLQRLHRHTPDRLLIVPLDHSVTDGPVTGGNRLNALVGELASHHVDAVVLHKGSVRQVDPEWFTRTSLIVHLSASTIHAPDPNAKYLVSSVEESLRLGADAVSVHVNLGSDAEARQIADMAAVAEACDRWNVPLLAMMYPRGPKIGDPRDPALVAHAVQLAADLGADLVKTLYVGSVAEMADITRTAPVPVVVVGGPRTDDEAATLAYVEEALSAGVAGVAMGRNVFQAPDPGAMADKLSDLIHGGRAVRQDGPAKGAVAA; this comes from the coding sequence ATGAACGCCTTTCTGCCCTTCGCCCGCAGGCTGCGGCTCCAGCGGCTGCACCGCCACACCCCGGACCGGCTGCTGATCGTGCCGCTGGACCACTCGGTCACCGACGGCCCCGTCACCGGCGGGAACCGGCTCAACGCGCTGGTGGGCGAGCTGGCATCGCACCACGTGGACGCGGTGGTGCTGCACAAGGGGTCGGTGCGGCAGGTCGATCCCGAGTGGTTCACCCGCACCTCGCTGATCGTGCACCTGAGCGCGAGCACCATCCACGCGCCCGACCCGAACGCCAAGTACCTGGTCTCCAGTGTCGAGGAGAGCCTGCGGCTGGGCGCCGACGCGGTCAGCGTGCACGTGAACCTGGGCTCGGACGCGGAGGCCCGGCAGATCGCGGACATGGCGGCGGTCGCCGAGGCCTGCGACCGCTGGAACGTGCCGCTGCTGGCGATGATGTACCCGCGCGGGCCCAAGATCGGCGACCCGCGCGACCCGGCCCTGGTGGCCCACGCGGTCCAGCTCGCCGCCGACCTGGGCGCCGACCTGGTCAAGACCCTCTACGTCGGTTCCGTCGCCGAGATGGCGGACATCACCCGGACCGCGCCGGTCCCGGTCGTCGTGGTGGGCGGCCCCCGCACCGACGACGAGGCGGCGACCCTCGCCTACGTCGAGGAGGCCCTGAGCGCCGGCGTGGCCGGTGTCGCCATGGGCCGCAACGTGTTCCAGGCCCCCGACCCGGGGGCCATGGCAGACAAGCTCTCCGACCTGATCCACGGCGGGCGGGCGGTCCGGCAGGACGGCCCCGCCAAAGGAGCCGTTGCCGCCTGA
- the griH gene encoding 3-amino-4-hydroxybenzoic acid synthase has product MKISWLDIRSLGEARDAIVQEALHHRVEAIVADDVADLKDLPPTVTKVLFPQGKPLPEDFGDASVVIVDPARHGATPAELALRHPDVEFGRFVEIIDAPTLEDACESARTEKWSVLLFRDPTKIPLEIVIAAAARSTGSLITVAQDVEEAEIIFGVLEHGSDGVMMAPKGVGDTAALKRAAEADVPNLNLVELRIVETTHIGMGERACVDTCTHFREDEGILVGSHSKGMILCVSETHPLPYMPTRPFRVNAGAIHSYTLGKDERTNYLSELKAGSKVTAVDVKGNTRLVTVGRVKIESRPLISIDAEAPNGQRVNLILQDDWHVRVLGPGGAVLNSTELKPGDTVLGYLPSEDRHVGYPIDEFCLEK; this is encoded by the coding sequence ATGAAGATCAGCTGGCTCGACATCCGTTCGCTCGGTGAGGCCCGCGACGCCATCGTGCAGGAGGCGCTCCACCACCGTGTGGAGGCGATCGTCGCCGACGATGTCGCGGACCTGAAGGACCTGCCGCCCACCGTGACCAAGGTGCTCTTCCCGCAGGGCAAGCCGCTGCCGGAGGACTTCGGTGACGCCTCCGTCGTCATCGTCGACCCCGCCCGGCACGGCGCCACCCCCGCCGAGCTGGCGCTGCGTCACCCCGACGTGGAGTTCGGGCGGTTCGTGGAGATCATCGACGCCCCGACCCTGGAGGACGCCTGCGAGTCGGCGCGCACCGAGAAGTGGAGCGTGCTGCTGTTCCGCGACCCGACCAAGATTCCGCTGGAGATCGTGATCGCCGCGGCGGCCCGGTCCACCGGCTCGCTGATCACCGTGGCCCAGGACGTCGAGGAGGCCGAGATCATCTTCGGCGTGCTGGAGCACGGCTCGGACGGCGTGATGATGGCCCCGAAGGGCGTCGGTGACACCGCCGCGCTCAAGCGGGCCGCGGAGGCCGACGTGCCCAACCTCAACCTGGTCGAACTGCGGATCGTGGAGACGACCCACATCGGCATGGGCGAGCGGGCCTGCGTGGACACCTGCACGCACTTCCGGGAGGACGAGGGCATCCTGGTCGGCTCGCACTCCAAGGGCATGATCCTCTGCGTCAGCGAGACCCACCCGCTGCCGTACATGCCGACGCGTCCGTTCCGGGTCAACGCCGGCGCCATCCACTCCTACACCCTGGGCAAGGACGAGCGCACCAACTACCTGAGCGAGCTGAAGGCGGGCAGCAAGGTGACCGCCGTCGACGTCAAGGGCAACACCCGGCTCGTCACCGTAGGCCGGGTGAAGATCGAGTCCCGTCCGCTGATCTCCATCGACGCCGAGGCGCCGAACGGGCAGCGGGTCAACCTGATCCTCCAGGACGACTGGCACGTGCGGGTGCTCGGCCCGGGCGGCGCGGTGCTCAACAGCACCGAGCTGAAGCCGGGTGACACCGTGCTCGGTTACCTGCCGAGCGAGGACCGGCACGTCGGCTACCCGATCGACGAGTTCTGCCTGGAGAAGTAG